A genome region from Macrobrachium rosenbergii isolate ZJJX-2024 chromosome 42, ASM4041242v1, whole genome shotgun sequence includes the following:
- the LOC136828089 gene encoding cuticle protein AM1199-like, translated as MVSCDGIYTFDSLLHDTRLLPSLAGSRQGSLLLLPRRIVLREAKMKIVVMLSLLALGCGAPQSTGRRYQFNPTPRPFQSQFQPGPSRQFQPLPTPQPYYNRPVATIRDLREDHGNGHFRYEFETENGIRVNAVGTPGSKGQSNIAGGFSFPFPEGGSAQLTYVADEFGYRPESPLIPTPHPLPAHAIEQIRIAEEQRARGIRWDK; from the exons ATGGTTTCGTGCGATGGTATATATACCTTCGACAGCCTTCTCCATGACACTCGACTTCTTCCCTCTTTAGCTGGAAGCCGACAAGggagtctcctcctcctccctcgacGGATAGTTCTTCGCGAAGCAAAAATGAAGATC GTTGTGATGCTAAGCCTCTTGGCCCTAGGGTGCGGTGCCCCTCAATCCACGGGTCGCCGGTACCAGTTCAACCCGACCCCGCGTCCATTCCAGTCCCAGTTCCAGCCAGGTCCTTCTCGACAGTTCCAGCCCCTTCCCACACCTCAGCCTTATTACAACCGTCCCGTGGCTACCATCAGGGACCTTCGAGAGGACCACGGTAACGGCCACTTCCGCTACGAGTTCGAGACCGAGAACGGCATCCGAGTCAACGCCGTTGGAACTCCCGGTTCCAAAGGACAGAGCAACATCGCTGGAGGATTTAG CTTCCCATTCCCCGAAGGAGGATCCGCACAGCTGACGTACGTCGCTGACGAATTTGGGTACCGCCCCGAATCCCCACTGATCCCCACCCCACACCCACTCCCCGCCCACGCCATCGAGCAGATCCGCATCGCGGAGGAGCAGCGCGCCCGTGGGATCCGATGGGACAAATAA